Within Thermus hydrothermalis, the genomic segment CCCTTGCTGCAGGGAACACCGTGGTGTTAAAGCCTTCTGAACTTACCCCCCTTACCGCCTTGTACCTTGCTGAACTCATCGAAGCAGCTGGCTTCCCCAAGGGAGTAGTAAACATCGTACCGGGTTTCGGTCCAGAAGCAGGAGAGGCGCTTGTTCTGCATCCAAGGGTTGCGAAAATATCCTTCACTGGTTCGCCTGAGGTTGGCAAGTCTATCCTCAAAAAGTCAGCAGAGCACCTAAAGCGTGTTACCCTAGAACTTGGGGGAAAGTCGCCCAACATTGTATTGGAAGATGCGGATCCACAAAAAGTAGTCCGTGGCGTACTTTTTGCCGCCTTCTTTAACCAGGGCGAAGTCTGCGCTGCTGGTAGCCGCCTTTTTGTACCCAAAAGCTACCTGGACACCTTCATGAACACATTCCTGGATGCAGTTAAAAACATCCGCCAGGGACACCCGCTAGATCCGGCTACCCAAATGGGACCGTTAATCAGCGAGGAACATAGAGAACGGGTACTCTCCTATATTCGGAAAGGAAAGGAGGAAGGCGCTGAGCTTCTATTGGGTGGGGAACCCAACCATTCGCTTAAGGGATTCTACGTCAAACCCACGGTTTTCCTGGCTGAGGATCACCACACGATCGCGCAGGAAGAAATCTTCGGACCTGTTCTCACCATTCTCCCCTACGAGAATTTAACTGAAGCCGTTCAGCGGGCCAACGCAACCCGTTATGGCCTGGCTGCAGGCGTCTGGGGCGAAGATCTAAAGCAAGCGATCCGCGTAGCGCACAGCCTAAAGGCTGGCACCGTTTGGGTCAACGGCTACCTTCTCCTAGATGCCACCAGCCCGTGGGGTGGCTTCAAGGAAAGTGGGCTGGGTAGGGAAATGGGCCGCTATGCCCTAGAACACTATACGGAAGTGAAAAGCATTTGGCTAAACTTGAGCTAACGGTCTGCGAAAAGAAACAGCGTTTCCATTAAGGCCTCCGGATAGTCCCGGGGCCTTAAACCTTTCTTTTCCAGGCGGAAGCCGGGGGGGTACTGGGTCATCTCCACGCGGAAGGGAAGGCCTTTAAGCCCCCGGGCATCGTAGTCCAAGGGCCATTGGGCGAAGATGGCCTGGAGATGGGTGAGGTCCTCCGTGATGGAGACCACCCCTTTGCGCTCGGCCACCAGGCGGAGCCGGGCCAGGTTCACGAAGTTCTCCGCCTCCTCGGGCAAGGGGCCATAGCGCTCCTTGAGCTCCCGCACCAGCCGGGAGAGCTCCGCCAAACTCCTCGCCTCGGCGAAGCGGCCATAATAGCGGCTCCGCGCCTCGAGGCTCCCCACGTATTCCGCCGGCAGGCGGGCGGAAAGGGCCAGGTCCAGGGTGACGTGGGGCCTTTCCTCCTTCACCTCCCCCTTGAGCTTGCGGATGGCCTCCTCCAGAAGCTCGGTATAGACCTCCAGGGAGAGGGCCCGGATGTGCCCGTGCTGTTCGGGGCCCAGGAGGTTCCCCACCCCCCGGATCTCCATGTCCTTCTCCGCCAGGAGGTGGCCCGAGCCCAGGTCGGAGAGGTCGGCGATGGCGCTAAGGCGCTTCTCCGCCGCCTCCGTGAGCCTGGGCGGGTGGAAGAGGTAGGCGTAGGCCTCCTGGTCCCGGCGGCCCACCCGGCCCCGGAGCTGGTAAAGGGTGGCCAGGCCCAGCCGGTCCGCCCGCTCAATGAGGATGGTGTTGGCCTCGGGCACGTCCAGGCCCGACTCAATGATGGTGGTGGCCAAGAGCACATCGTAAGCCCCTTCGGCGAAGAGGAGCATCGTCTCCTCAATGAGGCTTTCCGGCATCTGCCCGTGGACCACCCCGATGCGGGCCTCGGGGACGAGGTTTTCCAGGTAGCGCCGCCTGGCCTCAATGGAGGCCACCCGGTCGTGAACGTAGAAGACCTTGCCGCCCCTTTCCAACTCCTGAAGGATGGCCTCCCGCACGAGGAGGGGGTCAAAGGGGGCAAGAAAGGTGCGGATGGGTTTCCGCCCCGGGGGCGGGGTCTGGATGCTGGAGAGGTCCTTTAGGCCCACCAAGGCGCTGTAGAGGGTCCGGGGGATGGGCGTGGCGGAGAGGTAAAGGGTGTCCACCTCCGCCTTGAGCTCCCGGATCCTCTCCTTCTGAGCCACCCCGAAGCGGTGCTCCTCGTCCACGATGAGGAGGCCCAGGTCCTTGAAGCGCACGTCCGGCTGCAGGAGGCGGTGGGTGCCGATGACGATGTCCACCGTGCCCTCCGCCAAGCCCTTGAGGATTTCTGCCTCCTCCTTCTCCGGGGTAAAGCGGGAAAGCACCGCCACCCGCACGGGAAGCCCTTGGTAGCGCTCGCGGAAGGTCTTGCCGTGCTGTTCGGCGAGCAGGGTGGTGGGAACCAGGAAAGCCACCTGGGCCCCGTGTCCCACCACCCGGTGGGCCGCCCTTAGGGCCACCTCCGTCTTGCCAAAGCCCACGTCCCCCGAAACCAGGCGGTCCATGGGGTGGGGGCTTTCCAGGTCCCTTAGAACCTCCTCGAGGGCCCGCTTCTGGTCAGGGGTGAGCTGGTAGGGGAACCCGCCCTCTATGAGGGGATCCCACTCGGGCAAGGGAGGAAAGGCCCGGCCTGGGGTGGCCTTGCGCTTGGCCTGAAGGACCAGGAGGCGCCCCGCCAGCTCCTCCACGTCCTTCCTCGCCCTTTCCTTGACCCGTTGCCACTCGTTTTTGCCAAGGGAGGAGAGCTCCGGAGGGTCATCCGTGGTGCCGGGGTGGCGCCGGAGGAGGGGTAGCTGCTCCACGGGAAGGTAAAGCCGCCCCTCTCCCTTGTAGCGCAGGACCAAGTAGTCCCGCTTGGCCCGGAGAACCTCCCGGGTTTCCAAGCCCAAGAACTGGCCGATGCCGTACTCGGGGTGGATGAGGTAGTCCCCCGGGGTAAGGGCCCCAGGGTCGGCCAGGCCTTCCCCTTTGCGCAACCTCGCCCGCACACCTCCCGTGGCGAAGACCAAGGCTTCGGTGAGGAGAACATGCTCCCCCCACTCCGCCCCTCCCTCAAAGGCCCCTGGGAGGAGGGAGAGACGCCCCTTGGGACCCGGAAACTGCTCCACCACCTGGGGCCTAAAGGCCCCAAAGCGTCTACTCAAGAACTCCAAGGTGCGGGCATGGCCCACGAAGAGGTGGACCCGCTTGCCCTCCGCAAGCCAGCGGGCCAGGTCCTTCTCCAAGGCCTTCAGGCTTCCCCGGTAGGGGGAGAGGGGGCGCACCCCAAGCTCCATGGGGGGTAGCTCCACCCCGCTCCCCAAGGCCACCAGGGGCCGCCCCTCCAGGAGGGGCCAGAGGGCCTTGGGGGCCAGGGCAGGGGTGTCCAGGTAGACGGGCCCCGGGAAGTGGCGGATCTTGTGGCTTGAGAAGGTTTCCGCTTTCCCCGGCTTGGGCAGGAGGACGTGGCGGCGCTTTTCCGTCCCCGCCACCAAGAGCCTTTCCAGCTCGTCCCCAAAGAACTCCAGCCGCACCTCCCCGAGCTCCAACACCTCCCCCAGGACCCGGTAGTCCTCGTCCCGGGCGTAGCCCATCTGGAGGAGGCGGGAAAGGAGGGCTTCCCGCGGGTAACGCCGCCCCACTTCCAGGACTAAGCGCCAGGCCTCGGGGTTTTCGGGAAAGGGGGCCAGGGCCTCCTCGTAGGAGAAGAGAAAAAGGGCCTTCTCCTCCAGAGCCTCGAGGCCTGGGTTCACGTAGACAGGTACCCCAAAGGCGGAAAGATCTTGGTAGCGCTTCAAGCGCTCCTCCGGAGCCAAGAGGACCGCCGGGGGTGTTTCCCGGGCAAAAAGCCAAGCCGCCGCCACCTGGGGCAGGCTTAAGCGGTGGCCATAGAGGGTATGGAGAAGGGTATCCATGGGCTGGCCCAAAGGGCCACCCGTCATTCTACCGAATAGGCGTGCACGGCCAAAGCGCCAAGCCCCACGTTAGCGGCGATGGTGGCCCCCGAACGGGTAATGCGGCCCCGTTCCAGCCGCAAAGCGCTTTCCAAGGCTTTCTTTAGCCCCTCAATCCATTCGCTCTTGGCATCGGTGTGGGCGATGGTGATGCGGGCCGCACGCCCCCTAAACTCGTCCAGGACCAACCGGGCTAACACCTCGGGCACGGCGTTTTCCCGCGCTACCCTCAGGAAGCGGATATGCCCCTTCTCAATGCGCAGGATGGGCCGAAGGCCCAAAAGGTTCCCCACCACCTCGCCGAAGCGGGGCAAGCGGCCGTTGCGGGCCAGGTGGGAGAGGTCCGCCACGCTGAAGTAGAGGCTGGAACGCTTAAGCCTCTCTAGCTCCCGCACCACCTCCTCTTCCTCTGCCCCGCCTTTCAGCATCTCCACCGCCCGGAGCACCATGGCCCCAAGCCCGGCGGACACCATGCCCGAGTCCACCACCCGGATCCGGGTAGGAGCCACCTTCAAGGCCGCCTCCCGGGCCCGTTCCACGGTCTTGGAAAGCTCCCCGGACACGTGGATGGAAAGGAGGCGATCATATACCTGAAGGTGCCGCTCATACACCTCAGCGAAATCCTCCACACTGGGGGGCTCGGTGACGGGCTCAGCCCCCGCCCGCATGGCCTGGTAAAGGGCATCCGGGGTGAGCTCTTGCCAGTCCTTGTACCTGCGCCCGGCCAGGTGGACGTAAATGGGCACAAGGCCCACCGCTTCTTCCTGGAGGACCTTGGGCGATAGGTCCGCCGCCGTGTCGGTCACGAGGCCCAGTTCCACGCCCCCTATCTTATACTGGGTCAAAAGGTTATGGGCTATAATGGCGCCTCGGGTTGTTCCATGCTTCTCGTGACCGGTTTTGAACCCTTCGGCGGCCTAGACCACAACCCCTCCGCCGCCCTCCTCGCCCTCCTTCCAGAAGGCGTAGGGGGTAGGCCCATCCAGACGGCCCTTCTCCCTGTGGACACCGAAGCGCTCCCGGAAGCCTTGCGGGCCCTTCACGCCCGAAACCCCCAAGCCGTCCTGCACCTTGGCCTAGCGGAAAACCGCCCCCTCCTCACCTTAGAACGCTTGGCGGTCAACCTCCTGGACTTTGAGCGGCCGGACAACAGGGGCGTCCTCAAGGAGGACGAAGCGGTGGTGCCAGGGGGACCTCTGGCCCTCCCCGCCCGCTTTCCCGTCAAGGAGGGCGTGCGGCGGCTTCGCGAAGCGGGCATCCCCGCCCGGATAAGCCTCTCCGCAGGAAGCTACCTGTGCAACCAGGCCTTTTACCTCTCCCTTTACCACCTGCCGCCAAGCGTCCCCGTGGCCTTCGTCCACCTGCCTCCCGATGAGGCGCTGGCCTTGAAACGGGGAGGACCCTACGTACCCCTACGGGAGCAGGCCCGAGCCGTACATCTTCTTTTGGAGATGCTGTGAGGGTGCTCTTCCTTACCGATGCTCTAACGATCGGCGGAAGTGAGGTTTATCTGCGGGAAATGTTGCCCCGGCTTAGAGACCTGGGCCTTCGCCCCGAGGCCGCCCTACCCTCTGCGCCAGGCAACCTGCCCATCCGTCAGTCCTTAGCGCAAGCAGGCATTCCCATTTATGCCTATACCCGCCTCAACGAACTGCCCCGAACCTTTGACCTGGTGGTGGCTTCAGCCTGGTACCCCCATAGTTACCGCGCTTTTCATGCACGCTTCCCGGATTTCGTCCCTCTGGTGCACGACCAAATAGAAATCTTTTACCCGTTGGGAGGCCGCTACCTCTACAGGCTCGGGTACCGCCTACTTCAAGCCCCTAACCTTCGGCGGGCACGTGCGGTCATCACCGTTTCCAACTGGGCTGCGCGTTGGTTAAGAGATGTCCACAGCGTGAAGCGAGTTTACCCTGTGCCCAACGGGGTGGACACGCACCGTTTCCGACCGCCCCTTCCGGGGGAAAAGGAATATCTACGAACACGTTACAACCTTCAAGGCCCGGTGGTTTTGGTCCCCGCACGAATGAGCCCGGAAAAGAACCACCTCGCTGTGCTCCTGACCGCTCGGCTGCTTCCCCAGGTCACCTTTCTCCTGGTGGGTACCGGGGAGCTCCTTACGGTATGGCGAAGCTTTGCCCGGGCCCTCAACCTCCAAAACGTGTTTTTTCTCGGGCGGAGAGAGGATATGCCCGAGCTTTATCGGGTTGCCGACGCCATGCTTCTCCCCACCCTGGGGGAAAACCAATCCCTGGCTACCCTCGAGGCCATGGCCTCGGGGCTTCCCGTGGTCACCAGCCCTATTCCTGCCCAAAAGGAACTCCTTAAAAATGGGGTAGAGGGGTTCACCGTCCCCACCTCCCCTTGCCACCTTGCCCGCGCCCTGACCCAAGCCCTGGCAAGCCCAGAACTTGGAGTGAACGGACGCAAGCGGGTCCTAAGGGAGCATACTCTCCCTGAGGCCGCAGCGCGTCTAAAGAACGTTCTTTCGGAGATAGCCCATGCTTAGGGTCGCGTTTTTAACGGATGCTCCTCGGGTTGCGGGGAGCGAAATATGGTTGCTTGAAACCCTTCCCCACTTAACCGCTTACGGGATCCGGCCCATCCTTTACCTACCCCATAACCCGAAGCTTCGGTTTTTGGTCCAGGCGCTAAACGAAAAGGGCATACCCACCACCACGTACACCCGCCTGAAAGAACTCGTTTCCTCTACCCAGGAAGCCCATGTACGAGTAATCCAGGCCTGGTTCCCCTCCACCTATGGACTTCTGGCCCACATATCCCGCCCGAGGAGCGTGTTTCTCCACGATCAATTGGAGTACCACTATCCCTTGGGCCTGAAGGGGTTATATCGCTTTGTGTACCGAATGACCAAAGCACGCAAGGTGGCCTTAGCGGACCGCATCTTTGTGGGCACGCATTGGGCAGCCGACTATGTACGCCGTCATTTTGGCCTAGAGGCTCACGTGATTCCCGTAGGCGTTGATCCCAACCGCTTTCATCCTCCCAGTCCAGAAGAACGTGCCTCCTTACGGAGGAAACTTGGACTCACGCGCTTCACGCTCCTCACGCCGGCGCGCTTCACGCCTGAGAAAAACCAACTCGCCATCGTGCTCGCAGCCCTTCACGTGGAAGCCGACTTTCTCCTGGCGGGTGAAGGCACTTGGGCATATCCCCTCCGCTGGCTTGCCCAAGCCCTGAGGGCATCCAACGTGCGCTTTTTGGGAAACCGAAACGATATCCCAGAACTCTACCGAGCCGTGGATGCCGTCCTCTTCCCCACCCTCGCAGACAATCCAGGCCTCGTCATCCTGGAAGGCATGGCCTCGGGCCTTCCTGTCATCGCCAGCGCCCATCCCCCACAAAAGGAGGTTCTTTCACCTAGCGAAGGCATACTCATTGAACCTTCCCCACGGGCTATCGCTGAGGCAGTACGCTGGCTCATGGACAATCCCCTGGAGGCTAAGCGCATGGGCAAAAACGGAAGAGCGCGCATTTTAAAGGAAAGGACGAGCGCCCTAAGCGCTAAGGTCCTGGCCCAGGAACTAGAGCGCCTGGCATTACAATCTAGCTAATGCGCCTTTACCGCGTGGGCCTCTTCACCGACGTCTACTTCCCCAACCCCAATGGGGTTACCACGAGCGTCTACCTCCTCCTGCGGGAACTTCGCCGCATGGGGCACGAGGCTTGGGTCATCGCCCCCAGGCACCCCGAGGCCCCGGCTCAGGAGGAAGGGGTGGTGCGGGTGCCCTCGGTGGCCTACCCCTTTTACGAGGGCCAGCAGATCGCCCTGCCTTCCGCCAAGTACCTGCCCACGGAGTTTGAGCTCATCCACACCCACACCCCCCTAACCCTAGGGGTCTGGGGGCTTCGCATCGCCCGCAACAAGGGCCTACCCCACGTGTCCACCTTCCACACCCACTACGAGAAGTACGCCCACTACGTGCCGGGCCTGGCCATCCTGGACAAGTACACGGGGATCGTCCCCCGCCTGGCCAAGGCCTTTTACAACCGGGTGGAGGTGGTGATCGCCCCCACGGAGCCGGTGAAACGCCTGGCGGAAAGCTACGGCATAGAAAGGCCCATCCGGGTCATCCCCACGGGGATTGACACGCGGCTTTTGGAGGAAGCCCCCCTCCCCTCCCCCTCCTCCTGGCCCGAGGGCAAGCGCCGCCTCATCACCGTGGGACGCCTGGGCAAGGAGAAGTCCTTTGACGTGGTGCTGAAGGCCGTGGCGGAGCTGAGCCGGGAGGCGGACGTCTACCTGGTCCATATCGGCGAAGGGCCCGAGTTGCCTGCCCTCGAGGCCTTGGCCCACGGGCTGGGCATCGCCGAGCGGGTGCGCTTCCTGGGCCCTGTGCCCTACCACCGCATCGGGGGCTACTACCGCCTGGCGGAGCTCTTCCTTTTCGCCAGCGAGACCGAAACCCAGGGCCTCGTCATCTGGGAGGCCCAGGCCATGGGGGTCCCGGTGGTGGCGGTGGGGGCGGAAGGGGTGTTGGAGGGGGTGGAGGACGGCAGGACGGGCTACCTGGTTCCCCCCGGGGATTACCGGGCCCTGGCGGAGAAGGCCCTAGCGCTCCTAAGGGACGAGGCCAAACGGCAGGCCATGGCCCTCCAGGCCCGTGCCTGGGCCATGGAGCGCTCGGCGGAGCGCATTGCCGAAAGGATTGTGGCGGTCTACGACGAGGCGAGCGAGATCCTGCGGGCCGAGCCCAGGCGGCTCATCTTTCCCTTTCCCCGCCTTCCCCGAAGTAGCCTCGAGGATCGCCCAGGAGGTTTCTAGCTTGCCTCAGGAGAAACCTCCCCCACCCTCCCTTTAGCCTCCGGGCCGAGGTGAGGACCAAGGCCTCGGGCACGTAGCGCACGGAGCCAAGCCGGGCGAGTTGGTAACCCAAAAGCACGTCCTCCCGGGCCTCCACCTCGGGAAAGCCGCCCACCCGAAGGGCGGCCTCCTTGAGAACCATCATGTTGGCCCCCGCCAGGTTGGGCCTTCCCAAGAGGGCCATGAGGCGCAGAAAGGCCCGGTACCCCCACTCGGAAAAAGCGGCCTCCCAAGGGGAAACGCCGTAGAAGCGCAAAGGCCCGTAGAGGGCCAAAGCGCCCTCCGCCCGGCGCGAAAGGGCGGCGAGCCAGTGGGGTAAGGGCCTGGAGTCCGCATCCGTCATGGCCACCCACTCCCCCCGGGCGGCGAGAAGCCCCGCCTGGCGGGCATAGGCCACCCCTTTGCGGGCGCAGTGGACCACCCGCACCCCAAAACCCTCCGCCACCTCCCGGGTGCGGTCGGTGGAGGCGTTGTCCACCACGATGACCTCAAAAGGGGGAAGGGCTTGCCCCAAGACGGCCTCGAGGGCCCCGGCCAGGTAGGCCTCCTCGTTGTGGGCGGGGATCACCACGCTGATGCGCACGGGTATACTCTAGCGTGTTTCGCCTCTTGCCGTGGGCCAGGGAAGGCCTGTTCGTCTTCCTTCGCCTCGTCTTGGCCGTGGGCCTCATGGAGGGGGTAAGGAGCGGGTTTTTCGCCGGGCTTTTGCCCTTCTACGCCCCCGACCGCCTCCACCTGGGCCCCGGGGTCTTCACCCTGGCCTACACCCTCCACCAACTGGCGGAAAACCTCTCCAAAAGCTTCGGGGGCCTCCTGGCGGAGCGGGTGGGCTTCGGCAAGAGCGCCACCCTGGCGGGAGGGGTGGGGCTTTTGGTCCTCCTCCTCACGCCGCAAGCGGAAGCCGCCTGGATCCTCTGGGCCCTTGCCATCCTCTGGGGCCTTTCCCTCTCCACCCTTTACCCGGGGCTCATGACCCTGGCGAGCCGCATCGCCGTGCCTGGGCGGGAGGCCCGGGCGCTTTCCTTCACCCTCACCCTGGTCCTGCCCTGGGCGGGCATCGGCCTCGTGGGGGTGGGGCAGGTGGCCCAACGTCACGCCGAGGCGGCCCTCACCCTCCTCCTCCTGGCCCAGGGAGCGGCCTTCCTCCTCACCCTAAGCCTCCTTGGCTTCCGCATCCCCCTGCCCCCTCCTAAGCGGGAGGCGTACCCTTGGGGCCGCCTTCTCCTTTTCCTTCCCGCCGCCTTCGGCCAGACCTTCGCCCCCGCTTTGGTCTCCCTCTTCCTCCTCCGGTACGCCAAGGAGCGGCTTGGCCTCGAGCCCCTGGCCCTGGGGGGGTTTCTCCTCCTGGGAGGGGGGCTCGCCTTTGGCCTCCTTCCCTTCACCGGCCGGTTGGTGGACCGCCGGGGCTACCGTTTGGCCCTTTTGGGAGGGCTTTTCCTCCTCGCCCTGGTCATGTTGCGCCTCTCCAGCGCCAAAAGCTTGCCCGAGGTGGCCCTCCTCGCCGTCCTAGGGGGCATGGGCTATAGCCTCTTCCTGCCCGGTTGGAACGGCTTCTTGGCCAAAAACCTCCCCGAGGAGAACCGGGCCGCCGTCTGGGGCGGGCTCATGACCGTGGAGGGGCTTGGGGTGGCCTTGGGGCCGGCGGTGGGAGGCCTCCTTTGGGAAGCCTTTGGCCCGCAAGCGCCTTTCCTTGCGGGCGGCGCCACCTTCCTCGCCTTGGGGGTCTTTTACGCTCTCGTTCTAAGGAGGGAACGATGGACCTAGCCCTTGGCCTCGTCCTCCTCCTTTACGGGCTTTCCGACCTCCTCTTCCGCTTCCTGGGCCTTGGGGCCTACGCCCACGGAAGCCGGCGCGAGCCCAAGGTGGCCCTGACCTTTGACGATGGCCCCTCGGAAAGGACCGAGGCCCTTCTCGCCCTCCTCCGCCGCCACGGGGTAAAGGCCACCTTCTTCCTCACGGGGGAAAGGGCGAGGGCTTTTCCCCACCTGGTGGAGGCCATCCGGAAGGATGGGCACCAGGTGGAGGACCACGGGGCGTACCACCGGGCCTGGGCGCTCCTCATCCCATGGGTGGAGTGGCGGCACATGGCGCAAACCCCCGCCCGGTACTACCGCCCGCCCCACGGCCTCCATACCCCCTTCACCCGGCTCTTCGCCAGGGCCCTGGGCAAGCGCATCGCCCTTTGGGACCTGGAAGGCAAGGACTGGCTTCCCCTCCCCCCCGAGGCCCTGGCGGAAAGGCTCCTTTACTACCTGCGTCCAGGCTCGGTGGTCCTCCTCCACGATGGCCCCGAGCGCACCCTAAGGCTTTTGGAAACCGCCTTGCCCAAGATGCTCGCCCTGGGTTACCGGCCTGTAACCCTGGACGAGCTAAACCCCCTTCCCCTCACCCCCAGGCTCGCCCTCATCCGGGGCCTCCAGGGGTTTGAGGAGCGCTACAACCTCCGCCACCGGGTGGAACGGGCGGGGCTTGGCCCCTTTGACCTCTTCCGGGTGGAGAAAAAGCCTTTCCCCGGGCCGAGCCTCCCGGGCCTGCCCCAAGGGACCCCCGCCCTGGAGCTCCACCTGGAAAGCCAGAGGGCCATGGAGCTATCCCCTTTGGAGGCCATCCGCTACACCCGGGAAAGCCTTAAGAAGGTGGCCCTGCGCGTGGCCCAGGACCCCGAGGTGCGGCTCGTGTACGGCTACACCTCCTTAGCCCCCGGCAGCAGGCTCTTCGGTTTTGCCACCGCCCCCCTCCCCCCCCTCCCCCGCCTGGTGGCGAGCCTGGCCAGCGCCTGGTTCTACTGGCTTTACCGGGGGGAACTCCCCAAGCGGGAGAACCTTTGCGCAAGCCTCGCCTACCTCACCCGGGAGGAGCTTTTACGGCGATACCCACCGTCCACTCCCGCTTCCCCAGGCCCGGAAGGCGGTGAACCCTAAACCCCGCCCGCTTCAGGGCCCGGCGGAAGGCCCCTTGCGCTGAGTAGGTGGCAAGCCGCCCCCTGGGCCTGAGGGCCTGCCGAAGCCCAAGGAGCACGGGGAGCTCCCAGGCCTCGGGGTTGGCCTTGGGGCTAAAGGGGTCCAGAAACACCGCCGTGGCCCAGGCCCGGGGGAGGCGCACCTCCCGTATGTCCCCAAAAAGCAGGCGTAGCTCCCCCCAAGGCCCCACGAAGCGCTCGGCGGGCCAGGCCTCGAGGATCTCCCTAAACACCCTTTCCGCCCGGGAGAGGGGAAGGGCGAGCCCCGCAAGCACCTCCTTCGGCAAAGGCTCCTTCTCCACCGCCAGGTAGCGAAGCCGCACCCCCCGCTCCAGGGCGCTTTCCAGGGCCGCCCGGAAGTTCACCCCGAGGCCGAAGCCCACCTCGAGGACCCTAGGGGCGGGGTGGAGGTGGGTCAGGGTCTTCTCCACGTAGAGCCTGCGGGCCTGCAGGAGGGCCCCCTGCCGAGGGTGGTAGGCCTCCCGGTAGCGGGGGTGGTACAGGGTAGGGGTCCCGTCCGCCGTGAGGAAGCGCTCCATCCTGGATAGAATACCCCCATGGAGCTTAGCCTTTGGCAGAAGCTTTCCGGAACCCTGGTGAACGCCCTCACCGTGGTCCTGGGCACGGGGCTTGGGCTCCTCCTCCGCGGCCGGCTTCCCGAGCGCATGGCCCGCATCATGGTCCAGGGGGTGGGGCTCACCACCCTCTTCATCGGGCTCTCCATGGCCCAGGCCCTGGGCCGGGCCAAGGGGGGGAATATAGACGGGGTGGTCCTGGGGCTCCTCGCCCTGGTGGCGGGGGGGCTTTTGGGGGAGTGGGCCCGGCTGGAGGACGGGCTGGAGAACGTAGGGGAAAAGATCAAACAGGCGGTGCGGGGGGGCGGAAGCTTCACCGAGGGCTTCGTGGCGGCGAGCCTCCTCTTCTGCGTGGGGCCCATGACCCTCCTCGGCTCCATCCAAAACGGCCTCACCGGGGATGCGAGCCTCCTCCTCCTCAAGGCCACCCTGGACGGCATGAGCGCCATCGCCCTGACGAGCTCCTTCGGGATTGGGGTGGGGTTTAGCACCCTGGTTATCCTCCTCTACCAGGGAGGGGTGGCCCTCCTGGCGGGGACCCTAAGCCAGGCCCTCCCCGACCCCGCCCAGGACCCCCGGGTCCTCCTCACCACGGGGGTGGGGGGGCTCATGGTCCTCGGGGTAGGCGTTAACCTTCTTGGGCTCACCAAGGTGCGGGTGGGCTCCTTCCTCCCCGCCCTCCTCCTTGCCCCCCTCGTGTGGTGGCTCGCCGACCTCCTGACGTAGAATGCCCACCATGGAGCTATCCCTTGACCTCCTGCGCAAGCTGGAGGGGCTCGCCAAAATCCGGCTTTCCCCAGAGGAGGAGGCCCTCCTCCTCCAAGACCTGAAGCGCATCCTGGACTTCGTGGACGCCCTCCCCCAGGTGGAAGGGATAGAGGAGGAGGCCCCCACGGGCCGCCTGCGGGAGGACGAACCCGCCCCTTCCCTCCCCCAGGCGGAGGCCCTGGCGCTCGCCCCCGAACGGGAGGAGGGGTTCTTCCGCGTGCCCCCCGTCTTGGAGTAGCCATGGTGGACCTAAAGCGCCTGCGTAAGGAGCCGGAGGTCTTCCGCAAGGCCATCCGGGAAAAGGGCATCGCCTTGGACCTGGACGCCCTCCTGGCCCTGGACCAGGAGGTGCAGGGCCTGAAGCAACGCCTACAGGACCTGCAGACGGAGCGGAACCGCATCGCCAAGGAGGTACCCAAGGCGCCCCCGGAGGCCAAGGAGGCCCTCATCGCCCGGGGGAAGGCCCTGGGGGAGGAGGTGAAGGGGCTGGAGGAGGCCTTAAGGGAAAAGGAAGCGCGCCTCACCGAGCTCCTCCTCCAGGTGCCCCTTCCCCCTTGGCCCGGGGCCCCCATAGGGGAGGACGACAGCGCCAACGTGGAGATCAAGCGGGTGGGAAGCCCGAGAACGTTTTCCTTCCCGCCCCTGGACCACGTGGCCCTCATGGAGCGGAATGGCTGGTGGGAGCCTAGGATTAGCAAGGTTTCGGGAAGCCGCTCCTACGCCCTAAGGGGCGACCTCGCCCTCTACGAGATGGCCCTCCTCCGCTTCGCCATGGACTTCATGGCCAAGCGGGGCTTCCTGCCCATGACCCTTCCCTCCTACGCCCGGGAGATGGCCTTCGTGGGCACGGGCCACTTCCCCGCCGCCAGGGACCAGGTCTGGGCCATCGCCGGCACCGACCTCTACCT encodes:
- a CDS encoding aldehyde dehydrogenase family protein, yielding MVINVPRQIDEFLKRVGPLYIGGRFVEAEDGERFPVLNPATKEVLAWVARAKAPDVDQAVLAAERALQGSWGRTSPDERGRLLFRLAELIEEHAEALAILEALNVGKPYIEARTADIPLAAQHFRYFAGWSTKWSGEVLPVSLPGNYLAYTRREPLGVIGAITPWNFPLLITSWKLAPALAAGNTVVLKPSELTPLTALYLAELIEAAGFPKGVVNIVPGFGPEAGEALVLHPRVAKISFTGSPEVGKSILKKSAEHLKRVTLELGGKSPNIVLEDADPQKVVRGVLFAAFFNQGEVCAAGSRLFVPKSYLDTFMNTFLDAVKNIRQGHPLDPATQMGPLISEEHRERVLSYIRKGKEEGAELLLGGEPNHSLKGFYVKPTVFLAEDHHTIAQEEIFGPVLTILPYENLTEAVQRANATRYGLAAGVWGEDLKQAIRVAHSLKAGTVWVNGYLLLDATSPWGGFKESGLGREMGRYALEHYTEVKSIWLNLS
- the mfd gene encoding transcription-repair coupling factor, with translation MDTLLHTLYGHRLSLPQVAAAWLFARETPPAVLLAPEERLKRYQDLSAFGVPVYVNPGLEALEEKALFLFSYEEALAPFPENPEAWRLVLEVGRRYPREALLSRLLQMGYARDEDYRVLGEVLELGEVRLEFFGDELERLLVAGTEKRRHVLLPKPGKAETFSSHKIRHFPGPVYLDTPALAPKALWPLLEGRPLVALGSGVELPPMELGVRPLSPYRGSLKALEKDLARWLAEGKRVHLFVGHARTLEFLSRRFGAFRPQVVEQFPGPKGRLSLLPGAFEGGAEWGEHVLLTEALVFATGGVRARLRKGEGLADPGALTPGDYLIHPEYGIGQFLGLETREVLRAKRDYLVLRYKGEGRLYLPVEQLPLLRRHPGTTDDPPELSSLGKNEWQRVKERARKDVEELAGRLLVLQAKRKATPGRAFPPLPEWDPLIEGGFPYQLTPDQKRALEEVLRDLESPHPMDRLVSGDVGFGKTEVALRAAHRVVGHGAQVAFLVPTTLLAEQHGKTFRERYQGLPVRVAVLSRFTPEKEEAEILKGLAEGTVDIVIGTHRLLQPDVRFKDLGLLIVDEEHRFGVAQKERIRELKAEVDTLYLSATPIPRTLYSALVGLKDLSSIQTPPPGRKPIRTFLAPFDPLLVREAILQELERGGKVFYVHDRVASIEARRRYLENLVPEARIGVVHGQMPESLIEETMLLFAEGAYDVLLATTIIESGLDVPEANTILIERADRLGLATLYQLRGRVGRRDQEAYAYLFHPPRLTEAAEKRLSAIADLSDLGSGHLLAEKDMEIRGVGNLLGPEQHGHIRALSLEVYTELLEEAIRKLKGEVKEERPHVTLDLALSARLPAEYVGSLEARSRYYGRFAEARSLAELSRLVRELKERYGPLPEEAENFVNLARLRLVAERKGVVSITEDLTHLQAIFAQWPLDYDARGLKGLPFRVEMTQYPPGFRLEKKGLRPRDYPEALMETLFLFADR
- a CDS encoding DegV family protein; the encoded protein is MELGLVTDTAADLSPKVLQEEAVGLVPIYVHLAGRRYKDWQELTPDALYQAMRAGAEPVTEPPSVEDFAEVYERHLQVYDRLLSIHVSGELSKTVERAREAALKVAPTRIRVVDSGMVSAGLGAMVLRAVEMLKGGAEEEEVVRELERLKRSSLYFSVADLSHLARNGRLPRFGEVVGNLLGLRPILRIEKGHIRFLRVARENAVPEVLARLVLDEFRGRAARITIAHTDAKSEWIEGLKKALESALRLERGRITRSGATIAANVGLGALAVHAYSVE
- a CDS encoding pyroglutamyl-peptidase I yields the protein MLLVTGFEPFGGLDHNPSAALLALLPEGVGGRPIQTALLPVDTEALPEALRALHARNPQAVLHLGLAENRPLLTLERLAVNLLDFERPDNRGVLKEDEAVVPGGPLALPARFPVKEGVRRLREAGIPARISLSAGSYLCNQAFYLSLYHLPPSVPVAFVHLPPDEALALKRGGPYVPLREQARAVHLLLEML